A part of Candidatus Nanopelagicales bacterium genomic DNA contains:
- a CDS encoding zinc ABC transporter substrate-binding protein has translation MGTRLAALMAAATLTVVACSQTAPDGGVVGSSCGGRVVEVVASVDQWGDIAQQLGGECAQVTTAVANSSIDPHDFEPTPSDLAAFDEADLVVVNGAGYDAWASGVVEALPAQPDVVDAAVVNRVSAGANPHLWYSPEYVAETARAITRQLSAQSPDAAGYFAARQAAWTESMRPYYAEIARIRKQAAGKPFGATEPLFDYMADALGLVNRTPAGYRRSSANEGEPSPGDLKDFKAALEGHQMAVLIFNSQVSGAVPEMIERDAREASVPVVAVTETVVPGASSFADWQVSQLRALAGALGVRG, from the coding sequence ATGGGGACTCGCCTGGCGGCCCTGATGGCCGCAGCCACGCTGACGGTTGTCGCGTGCTCGCAGACCGCGCCAGATGGCGGCGTAGTCGGCTCCTCGTGTGGTGGGCGAGTAGTGGAAGTGGTCGCCAGCGTCGACCAGTGGGGCGACATCGCTCAGCAGCTCGGTGGGGAATGCGCGCAGGTCACAACTGCCGTGGCCAACTCATCCATCGATCCCCACGACTTCGAGCCGACGCCGTCCGATCTGGCGGCATTTGATGAGGCCGACCTAGTAGTCGTCAACGGTGCGGGGTATGACGCGTGGGCCTCTGGTGTCGTGGAGGCTCTGCCCGCTCAGCCAGATGTGGTGGACGCGGCAGTAGTGAATCGAGTGTCCGCCGGAGCCAACCCCCACCTGTGGTACAGCCCCGAGTACGTGGCCGAGACGGCGCGTGCGATAACGCGGCAACTGTCTGCGCAGTCGCCGGATGCGGCGGGGTACTTCGCAGCGCGGCAGGCCGCTTGGACCGAGTCCATGCGGCCCTACTATGCCGAGATCGCGCGCATCAGGAAGCAAGCCGCCGGGAAGCCCTTCGGAGCCACCGAACCGTTGTTCGACTACATGGCCGACGCACTGGGCCTGGTCAATCGGACCCCAGCTGGATACCGGCGGTCCTCCGCGAACGAAGGGGAGCCGTCCCCGGGAGACCTCAAGGACTTCAAGGCGGCATTGGAAGGTCACCAAATGGCGGTGTTGATATTCAACTCGCAGGTATCGGGCGCTGTGCCGGAGATGATCGAGCGGGACGCTAGAGAAGCCTCCGTTCCAGTAGTGGCGGTGACTGAGACGGTGGTTCCCGGTGCCTCATCGTTCGCTGACTGGCAAGTCAGTCAGCTCAGGGCTCTGGCTGGGGCACTGGGGGTGCGAGGATGA
- a CDS encoding PhzF family phenazine biosynthesis protein, with translation MGITLAHVDAFSSEPFAGNPAAVCLLPQPKDPAWLQSVALEMNLSETAFVVRRGGSDFDLRWFTPTCEVDLCGHATLASAHVLWEMEVLADFEPATFHTASGVLTASSRDEWIELDFPAITARPCPPPEGLLAALGIEADYVGRSASDYLVEVSQESTVRHIRPDFELLKQLPAQGVIVTSASNGGFDFVSRYFAPAAGIDEDPVTGSAHCCLAPFWSRKLGRSRLVGEQVSQRGGIVRVTLAGDRVKLAGQAVTVAVGELMI, from the coding sequence ATGGGAATCACCTTGGCCCACGTTGATGCCTTCAGCAGCGAACCATTCGCTGGCAATCCGGCGGCCGTGTGCTTGCTCCCGCAGCCCAAGGATCCCGCCTGGCTCCAATCCGTCGCCCTGGAGATGAACCTGTCCGAAACCGCGTTCGTAGTCCGGAGGGGCGGATCAGACTTCGACCTGCGATGGTTCACTCCGACGTGCGAGGTCGACTTGTGTGGGCACGCGACTCTGGCCAGCGCTCATGTGCTCTGGGAGATGGAAGTCTTGGCCGACTTCGAACCAGCGACGTTCCACACCGCCAGCGGCGTGTTGACCGCCTCGAGCCGGGATGAGTGGATCGAACTTGACTTCCCGGCGATCACTGCTCGCCCGTGCCCGCCGCCCGAGGGTCTGCTCGCAGCGCTGGGAATCGAAGCCGACTATGTCGGGCGCAGCGCATCCGACTACCTAGTGGAGGTGAGCCAGGAGTCCACAGTGCGTCACATCCGGCCCGACTTCGAGCTGCTGAAGCAGCTTCCGGCCCAGGGAGTGATCGTTACCAGCGCTTCGAACGGGGGCTTCGACTTCGTCTCCAGGTACTTCGCTCCAGCCGCTGGCATCGATGAGGACCCGGTGACGGGATCAGCGCACTGCTGTCTGGCACCGTTCTGGAGTCGGAAGCTCGGCCGCAGCCGTCTGGTTGGCGAACAAGTTTCCCAACGCGGTGGAATCGTCCGCGTCACACTGGCCGGTGATCGAGTGAAACTCGCCGGTCAAGCCGTCACGGTTGCCGTCGGCGAGCTCATGATCTGA
- a CDS encoding ATP-binding cassette domain-containing protein, producing the protein MSDVAPMISLRDVSVARHGSLIWSEGSFDVPQGSVVAVIGPNGSGKTTLLHLLLGLLPPASGSVEVLGTRPRKGDRRVGYVPQHYGTASGEFLLARDQVMMGLTGYQWGLRRATQRQLDDVDAALADAGAAESGDRRVADLSGGQQQRVAIARALVGDPELLVLDEPFASLDLRNQNELVSVLGRVHDQRGIGILIVTHDLNPLLSLINSVIYLFDGHAHYASLDEAVSEELLTHLYGTKIRVVRTAQGDLFTRSG; encoded by the coding sequence ATGAGCGACGTCGCCCCCATGATCAGTCTGCGCGACGTGAGCGTGGCGCGGCATGGATCGTTGATCTGGTCGGAAGGTTCCTTCGACGTGCCCCAGGGCTCCGTCGTGGCCGTGATTGGCCCCAACGGTTCCGGCAAGACCACGCTGCTGCACTTGCTTTTGGGACTGCTGCCTCCCGCGAGCGGATCAGTCGAAGTGCTCGGAACGCGTCCCCGCAAGGGTGATCGGCGAGTCGGCTACGTGCCGCAGCATTACGGCACGGCCAGCGGGGAGTTCTTGCTGGCGCGTGATCAGGTGATGATGGGCTTGACCGGGTACCAGTGGGGGCTTCGTCGGGCTACTCAGAGACAGTTGGATGACGTAGATGCTGCTCTGGCGGACGCTGGGGCGGCGGAATCTGGCGATCGGCGGGTCGCTGACCTGTCAGGTGGCCAGCAGCAGCGAGTCGCGATTGCCCGCGCTCTCGTCGGCGACCCGGAGCTCCTCGTGCTGGACGAACCGTTCGCCAGCTTGGACCTGAGGAACCAGAACGAGCTGGTATCTGTGCTCGGCCGCGTGCATGATCAGCGTGGTATCGGGATCCTGATCGTCACTCACGACCTGAACCCCCTGCTGTCGCTCATCAACAGCGTCATCTACCTGTTCGACGGTCACGCGCATTACGCGTCGTTGGACGAAGCGGTAAGCGAGGAGCTTCTGACTCACTTGTATGGGACGAAGATCCGTGTCGTCAGGACAGCGCAGGGCGACCTGTTCACGAGGAGCGGATGA
- a CDS encoding endonuclease/exonuclease/phosphatase family protein, with the protein MERRGPLGLMTYNLYLGADVSVITDAAEGRWGQRLLDAAAVVYQQAAGTDFPSRAAAIARTILRERPAAIALNEVASWASQDGAGPLEGDYLDILLDELSREGMEYGVACQTRGADLRIPFARGGPTAPGVEMMGFRNRDVILVDLNLDGLEFHTPGNGDFQAQRVLRADGHVLDFNRGWASVHLTYAGSELRFIATHLEVASNPLGQSGGSEIQRAQAEEILRIAGSGSPEQPVVLAGDLNTDADGRMSDTYALLTREFFTDTWVAAGKRGGGSTCCQDPDLANTESALRSRIDLILTHGSVETLSAKRVGARKFRSGPAPLWASDHAGYVARVLV; encoded by the coding sequence ATGGAACGCCGTGGCCCCTTGGGTTTGATGACGTACAACCTGTATTTGGGCGCGGATGTGTCTGTGATCACGGACGCCGCTGAGGGCCGCTGGGGACAGCGGTTGCTGGATGCCGCAGCTGTGGTTTACCAGCAAGCCGCTGGCACAGATTTCCCCTCAAGGGCAGCAGCGATTGCCCGGACGATCCTCCGCGAGCGGCCGGCCGCGATCGCTCTGAATGAGGTGGCTAGCTGGGCCTCACAGGACGGCGCCGGGCCGCTGGAGGGGGACTACCTGGACATCCTGCTGGACGAGCTGAGTCGTGAGGGGATGGAGTACGGAGTCGCTTGTCAAACGAGAGGCGCCGATCTGCGCATACCGTTCGCGCGGGGAGGCCCGACGGCCCCGGGCGTTGAGATGATGGGTTTCCGCAACCGCGACGTCATCCTCGTCGACCTGAACCTTGACGGCCTGGAGTTTCACACACCTGGAAACGGAGACTTCCAGGCGCAACGAGTCCTCCGCGCCGACGGCCACGTGCTGGACTTCAACCGCGGCTGGGCCTCGGTTCACCTGACCTATGCGGGATCAGAGCTGCGGTTCATCGCCACGCATCTCGAAGTCGCATCGAATCCACTGGGTCAGTCCGGCGGTTCCGAGATTCAGAGGGCGCAGGCTGAGGAGATACTGCGGATCGCGGGCAGCGGCAGCCCCGAGCAACCTGTCGTCCTTGCCGGCGACCTGAATACTGACGCGGACGGTCGCATGAGCGACACCTACGCACTCCTGACTCGGGAGTTCTTCACCGATACCTGGGTGGCTGCGGGGAAACGCGGTGGCGGTTCGACGTGCTGCCAGGATCCTGACTTGGCCAACACGGAGTCGGCGCTGCGTTCACGTATCGACCTGATATTGACCCATGGCAGCGTTGAGACCCTGTCAGCGAAACGAGTTGGGGCCCGCAAGTTCCGCTCGGGGCCAGCGCCGCTCTGGGCGTCCGACCATGCTGGCTACGTGGCGCGAGTTCTCGTGTGA
- a CDS encoding peptidoglycan-binding domain-containing protein yields the protein MKQRTSILTALIGLLAVATIAPVGRGTGSAAARTEAAEQSPATSAAVLEGELKPRHIRRRTSARWLSGPSVTNQSRDGKIGLMASSSSLIVAARRAIKSSPLIDGRNPRKAEFGEPYVPQESCVPIELPGVAAFREFLLEAFPRPPESLWIYNILRGCDVPGVSEHEEGRALDFEADQRDPVQLAQATRFLKWLTAHKGYQAKRFGIMYVIYRQKIWASYKPYWRHMSSRGNRTANHRDHIHFSFTWNGALKRTSYWKGKTSAMNYGPCPVWSNQFAPISIKWRGRHPRTSSCPGRPRVPRKWRSAAAASLMPWKSGGRVMRLQEYLVEQGLLKAEPTGTFGAATYRAIRRWQKQNSVPRTGVWDVQTQHQSGLTFVRNS from the coding sequence ATGAAACAGCGAACGAGCATCCTGACCGCGCTGATCGGACTCCTGGCAGTCGCGACGATCGCTCCAGTCGGCCGAGGGACTGGGAGCGCTGCGGCCCGGACTGAGGCGGCCGAACAGTCTCCAGCGACGAGTGCGGCAGTCCTCGAAGGGGAACTCAAGCCGCGCCACATCAGGAGGCGGACATCGGCCAGGTGGCTGTCTGGCCCTTCAGTCACCAACCAGTCCCGCGACGGCAAGATCGGGCTCATGGCGAGCTCATCATCGCTGATCGTCGCCGCGCGCAGAGCCATCAAGTCCAGCCCGCTCATCGATGGCCGTAATCCCCGAAAGGCCGAGTTTGGGGAGCCGTACGTTCCTCAGGAATCGTGCGTGCCCATCGAGCTTCCGGGTGTAGCGGCTTTCAGAGAGTTCCTGCTTGAGGCCTTCCCGCGCCCACCCGAGAGCCTGTGGATCTACAACATCCTTCGCGGATGCGACGTGCCAGGAGTCAGCGAGCACGAGGAGGGCCGGGCCCTCGACTTCGAAGCCGATCAACGCGATCCAGTGCAGCTCGCCCAGGCCACCAGGTTTCTCAAGTGGCTGACAGCGCACAAGGGGTACCAGGCCAAGAGATTCGGGATCATGTACGTGATCTACCGGCAGAAGATCTGGGCTTCCTACAAGCCTTACTGGCGGCACATGTCAAGTCGTGGAAACAGGACCGCGAACCATCGTGACCACATCCACTTCTCGTTTACCTGGAACGGGGCGCTGAAGCGGACGAGCTACTGGAAGGGCAAGACGTCGGCCATGAACTACGGTCCCTGCCCCGTGTGGTCGAATCAGTTCGCCCCGATATCGATCAAGTGGCGCGGGCGCCACCCGAGGACCAGTTCATGCCCTGGGCGTCCTCGCGTGCCGAGGAAGTGGCGTTCGGCGGCAGCGGCCTCGCTGATGCCATGGAAGTCCGGCGGACGGGTCATGCGTCTCCAGGAGTACCTCGTCGAGCAGGGACTGCTCAAGGCCGAGCCAACGGGTACCTTCGGCGCTGCCACCTACAGGGCGATCCGCCGCTGGCAGAAGCAGAACTCGGTTCCACGAACCGGGGTCTGGGATGTCCAGACGCAGCACCAGTCGGGCCTTACGTTCGTACGTAACAGCTAG
- a CDS encoding Fur family transcriptional regulator, whose translation MTFITVSSRNGHTHGSSDTMPWNNWEDCSMSDAEAPDNAGVRLPGALRATRQRLAVAAALDDEAAFRSAQSLHEAIRGRGVRVGLTTVYRTLQALADAGEVDVIQRADGESVYRRCAVAEHHHHLVCRMCGTTVDIEAPAVERWAGKVAEQHEFTEVSHSTEIFGVCPRCGAQ comes from the coding sequence ATGACATTCATAACCGTATCATCCCGCAACGGCCACACGCACGGATCAAGTGACACAATGCCGTGGAACAACTGGGAGGACTGCAGCATGTCTGACGCGGAGGCTCCAGACAATGCGGGCGTGCGGCTCCCGGGCGCTCTCCGCGCGACCAGGCAGCGGCTGGCGGTGGCGGCGGCACTGGACGACGAGGCGGCCTTCCGGTCCGCCCAGAGTCTCCACGAGGCGATTCGGGGCCGTGGCGTGCGGGTGGGTCTGACTACCGTCTACCGGACTTTGCAGGCGCTGGCCGACGCAGGCGAAGTTGATGTAATTCAGCGGGCGGATGGCGAGTCTGTCTATCGACGGTGCGCGGTAGCCGAGCATCACCATCACCTGGTTTGCCGCATGTGCGGTACGACCGTGGACATAGAGGCCCCTGCGGTGGAACGGTGGGCCGGAAAGGTCGCCGAGCAGCACGAGTTCACCGAAGTCAGTCACTCGACGGAGATCTTCGGCGTCTGTCCTCGATGCGGCGCTCAGTAG
- a CDS encoding YbhN family protein translates to MPPENVVPDGVKTRHSRRRFVITALVGVIVVVAVFALLLPQASSYQEALKELADMPVVWILAVVVAGLANIAVYPFTVLVAIPRLGYWRGFSERQAGFLVSNAIPGGGAIAVGTQYSMLSRYGVPSALSAAAVSADAVWTYLLTLGMPAVAVTLLVVEGRSTAGMATIAIIGLAVVLVSVILIVIVLRSESGARRVGRLAERLIGPVFHRLHRETPDFVGSLVEFRENAHGLVAQKWKQLTVTNVAAQIMPLFVLFFALVGLDAVGEQLSIIEIFAAYSVALLLVSIPVTPGGLGTVDAALIGLLVAFGAPGSVAVAADLLWRLIWFLPQIIAGLSAMAAYLISRRRPVPESKLWRGGETAPAADY, encoded by the coding sequence GTGCCTCCCGAGAACGTCGTGCCAGACGGGGTAAAGACGCGGCATAGTCGCAGACGATTCGTGATCACCGCGCTGGTTGGCGTGATCGTCGTGGTGGCTGTCTTCGCGCTCCTGCTTCCTCAGGCCTCCTCCTATCAGGAGGCGCTCAAGGAGCTGGCGGACATGCCCGTGGTTTGGATACTCGCGGTCGTCGTCGCGGGGCTCGCCAACATCGCGGTGTACCCATTCACTGTCCTTGTGGCCATCCCCCGCCTTGGCTACTGGAGGGGGTTCTCGGAGCGGCAGGCGGGATTTCTCGTCAGCAACGCGATCCCCGGAGGCGGCGCTATCGCTGTAGGTACCCAGTACTCCATGTTGTCGCGCTACGGTGTGCCGTCGGCCTTGTCCGCAGCGGCAGTGAGTGCTGACGCTGTGTGGACGTATCTGCTCACGCTTGGGATGCCGGCAGTGGCAGTGACGCTGCTCGTGGTTGAAGGCCGGTCGACCGCTGGTATGGCCACGATCGCCATCATCGGCCTGGCTGTCGTTCTGGTCTCGGTGATTCTCATCGTGATTGTTCTGCGCAGCGAGTCCGGCGCTCGAAGGGTCGGCCGTCTCGCGGAGCGACTCATCGGCCCTGTGTTCCACCGACTTCATCGCGAGACCCCGGACTTCGTTGGCTCGCTGGTTGAGTTCCGCGAGAACGCGCACGGCTTGGTGGCGCAGAAGTGGAAGCAGCTCACAGTTACAAACGTGGCCGCCCAGATCATGCCCTTGTTCGTACTCTTCTTCGCCCTGGTGGGACTGGACGCCGTCGGGGAACAGCTGAGCATCATCGAGATCTTCGCTGCCTACTCCGTGGCGCTCCTGCTGGTCTCGATACCTGTGACGCCAGGCGGGCTCGGCACAGTGGACGCTGCCCTGATCGGATTGCTCGTCGCGTTCGGGGCGCCGGGATCAGTGGCAGTCGCGGCAGATCTGCTGTGGAGGCTTATCTGGTTCCTGCCTCAGATCATCGCGGGCCTGTCAGCGATGGCGGCCTACCTGATCTCGCGCAGGCGGCCGGTTCCGGAATCCAAGCTCTGGCGGGGAGGGGAGACGGCTCCCGCCGCCGACTACTGA
- a CDS encoding DUF805 domain-containing protein yields MGFGQAISTCLRKYVVFEGRARRSEFWFWVLFVFIVVVVAAIVDQALGLRLYQFDTVQGSQSYSFASSIGILSTIASLALLLPGISVSVRRLHDSNNSGWWWWLNLLNFLCGLGAIILIFAFYIRPSDAGENKYGPAPS; encoded by the coding sequence ATGGGTTTCGGGCAAGCGATATCTACCTGTTTGCGCAAGTACGTGGTATTCGAAGGCCGCGCACGTCGGAGCGAGTTCTGGTTCTGGGTCTTGTTTGTGTTCATCGTCGTCGTAGTCGCGGCGATCGTTGACCAGGCGCTTGGCCTGAGGCTCTACCAATTCGACACCGTCCAAGGATCTCAGTCATACTCCTTCGCCAGCTCGATCGGGATACTCTCCACGATCGCCTCGCTGGCGCTCTTGCTACCCGGCATCTCTGTGTCAGTCCGCCGTCTTCACGACTCGAACAACAGCGGTTGGTGGTGGTGGCTGAACCTCCTGAACTTCCTATGCGGACTCGGGGCGATAATCCTGATCTTCGCCTTCTACATCCGGCCTAGCGACGCCGGTGAGAACAAGTACGGCCCAGCGCCAAGCTGA
- a CDS encoding geranylgeranyl reductase family protein → MSSPQPHASNERIDTDVLVVGAGPAGSAAATWAARSGLDVVLIDAARFPRDKTCGDGLTPRAIAELNRLGMAGWLRGRTRNWGVVANAFGQSWHLPWPASSFPPYGSATPRSELDEALLAVALAAGVRVHQETRTLAVERSTSGAVRSVTCSSGAESVVVRCRRLIVADGARSKTGKMLGRIWHRETIYGVAARSYVPSARADEPWITSHMDLKDPSGSALPGYGWIFPLGNGAVNLGVGTLATGDRPANINLSKLLHQYYLARRDEWGMTGEPDSVRSALLPMGGSVSGIAGPNWVLIGDAAGCVNPLNGEGVDHGLETGRMAADLLASGAGLARPGQDLSRAWPRLLGDRYGHTYSASRRVGHLFLNPRLLSTVGPYGMRSRALMNTIMRIAGNFITDEDTDLIARLWRVAGRWSWDKDERPPFSN, encoded by the coding sequence ATGAGCAGTCCGCAACCCCATGCGTCAAACGAGCGCATAGACACTGATGTGCTCGTCGTCGGCGCGGGTCCAGCTGGGTCGGCTGCCGCAACTTGGGCTGCTCGTTCGGGTCTTGACGTTGTACTCATAGACGCGGCTCGTTTCCCCAGGGACAAGACGTGCGGAGACGGTCTGACTCCTCGTGCCATAGCCGAACTGAACCGCCTGGGCATGGCGGGTTGGCTGCGTGGGCGGACGCGGAACTGGGGGGTCGTAGCGAACGCCTTCGGGCAGTCATGGCACCTGCCGTGGCCAGCAAGCAGCTTCCCCCCGTATGGAAGCGCCACACCGCGCAGCGAACTGGATGAGGCTCTTCTGGCCGTCGCACTCGCCGCCGGAGTGCGGGTTCACCAGGAAACCAGAACCCTCGCGGTCGAGCGGTCAACTTCCGGCGCCGTGAGATCCGTGACTTGCTCCAGTGGAGCCGAGTCCGTGGTCGTGCGCTGCAGGCGCTTAATCGTCGCCGACGGCGCCCGCTCCAAGACCGGGAAGATGCTCGGGCGCATCTGGCACCGCGAAACGATCTACGGAGTTGCCGCGCGCTCATACGTCCCCAGCGCGCGGGCGGACGAACCTTGGATCACGTCCCACATGGATCTGAAGGACCCGTCTGGGTCAGCGCTGCCAGGCTACGGCTGGATCTTCCCTCTCGGGAACGGTGCGGTGAACCTGGGAGTCGGCACTCTTGCCACAGGTGATCGTCCGGCCAACATCAACCTGAGCAAGCTGCTGCACCAGTACTACCTGGCCCGCCGAGATGAGTGGGGGATGACCGGCGAACCGGACTCCGTGCGCTCAGCCCTCCTTCCAATGGGCGGATCAGTCAGCGGCATCGCCGGACCGAACTGGGTCCTCATCGGCGACGCCGCTGGCTGCGTCAACCCACTGAACGGTGAGGGCGTCGACCACGGTCTGGAAACCGGCCGCATGGCAGCGGACCTGCTGGCCTCAGGCGCCGGGCTCGCCAGGCCGGGTCAGGACTTGAGCCGCGCGTGGCCCCGCCTCCTGGGTGACCGATACGGCCACACCTACTCAGCTTCGCGGCGTGTCGGACATCTGTTCTTGAATCCGAGGCTTCTGTCAACGGTGGGACCGTACGGGATGCGCTCGCGCGCGCTCATGAACACGATCATGAGAATCGCTGGGAACTTCATCACGGATGAGGACACAGACCTCATCGCCCGTCTCTGGCGAGTGGCTGGCCGCTGGTCATGGGACAAGGACGAGCGTCCGCCTTTCTCGAACTGA
- a CDS encoding transglycosylase family protein: MRKPVLAMPLAAVLSASALTLAAAPASAAPVPAASPAVRTQAKAAKPPVKVKHIKRYHLGRTALRRIAISKKWARTPKARSVVRCESGGRYKINTGNGYYGAWQFAAGTWNGIGGRRYARYASNAPKFAQNHMAWKLWKRSGWGPWGCA; encoded by the coding sequence GTGCGAAAGCCCGTCCTTGCCATGCCCCTTGCCGCCGTATTGTCGGCATCAGCCCTGACGTTGGCCGCCGCGCCAGCATCGGCGGCACCAGTTCCCGCGGCGAGTCCAGCCGTGCGGACCCAAGCGAAGGCGGCGAAACCGCCCGTCAAGGTCAAGCACATCAAGCGCTACCACCTGGGCCGCACCGCACTGCGCAGGATCGCGATTTCGAAGAAATGGGCGCGCACCCCGAAGGCTCGCTCTGTCGTTCGGTGTGAATCTGGCGGCAGATACAAGATCAACACAGGCAACGGGTACTACGGCGCCTGGCAGTTCGCAGCCGGGACGTGGAATGGCATAGGCGGGCGCCGGTACGCGCGTTACGCCAGCAACGCCCCGAAGTTCGCCCAGAACCACATGGCGTGGAAGCTGTGGAAGCGCTCAGGCTGGGGTCCGTGGGGCTGCGCCTGA